A genomic stretch from Flavobacterium sp. KS-LB2 includes:
- the bioD gene encoding dethiobiotin synthase, whose amino-acid sequence MKLFITGIGTDVGKTIASAIITEALEADYWKPVQAGDLQNSDSHKVKSFLSNEKTVIHPNSYALNTPASPHLAAELDGIVIDLKKIIEPKTENHLVVEGAGGVFVPLNDTDCVIDLIQKDYKVIVVSRHYLGSINHTLLTVEALQNRKIAVAGIVFSGDENKATEEIILSKTGIKSIGRIEQEPYFDQNVIKEYADRFRENLFSL is encoded by the coding sequence ATGAAACTATTTATAACAGGAATTGGAACCGATGTTGGCAAAACCATCGCGTCAGCCATTATTACAGAAGCTTTAGAAGCTGATTATTGGAAACCTGTTCAAGCAGGCGATTTACAAAACTCCGACAGTCATAAAGTCAAATCATTTTTGTCTAATGAAAAAACAGTGATTCATCCCAATAGCTATGCTTTGAACACGCCTGCAAGTCCACATCTTGCAGCTGAATTGGACGGAATTGTGATTGATTTAAAGAAAATTATTGAACCCAAAACAGAAAATCATTTGGTTGTTGAAGGTGCGGGAGGTGTTTTCGTACCATTAAATGATACTGATTGTGTGATTGATTTAATCCAAAAGGATTATAAAGTGATTGTGGTTTCGCGACATTATTTAGGAAGCATCAATCATACATTATTGACAGTTGAAGCCTTGCAAAATAGAAAAATTGCAGTTGCGGGAATAGTTTTCTCCGGTGATGAAAATAAAGCTACTGAGGAAATAATTTTAAGTAAAACTGGCATAAAGAGTATTGGAAGAATAGAACAAGAACCCTATTTTGACCAAAATGTAATTAAAGAATACGCAGACCGATTTAGAGAAAATCTATTCAGTTTATAA
- the bioA gene encoding adenosylmethionine--8-amino-7-oxononanoate transaminase, whose translation MNLTERDGQYLWHPYTQHKTAALPIAIKKGKGALLWDENNKEYIDAIASWWVNPYGHSNTFIADAIYKQLTTLEHVLFGGFTHEPAILVAEKLMEILPKNQQKIFFSDNGSTAVEVAIKVALQYFFNKGEKRTTIIAFENAFHGDTFGAMAASGISFFIEAFQGMFIDVVRIPVPVKGQEQESYDALQSVIKNNNCAGFIFEPLVQGAAGMVMYEPESLDKLMRICQENNVLTIADEVMTGFGKTGKTFATDYLVEKPDMMCLSKALTGGTIPMAITTFTQDLFDAFYDDDINKALFHGHTFTANPTGCAAALASLELLETDEMKANISRVNKRHLEFQEHIKIHPKVVTTRVLGVIFALEIKTESSASYYGTLRNKLYDFFIENGVILRPVGNIVYILPPYIITDEQLQKVYQVVENALEIV comes from the coding sequence ATGAACTTAACAGAAAGAGACGGTCAATATCTTTGGCATCCGTATACCCAACACAAAACAGCAGCGTTGCCAATTGCCATTAAAAAAGGGAAAGGCGCTTTGCTTTGGGACGAAAATAATAAGGAATATATTGATGCAATCGCCTCTTGGTGGGTGAATCCTTACGGACATTCCAACACATTTATTGCAGATGCAATTTACAAACAACTCACGACTTTAGAACATGTGTTATTTGGTGGATTTACACATGAACCCGCTATTTTGGTAGCAGAGAAATTGATGGAAATTTTACCAAAAAACCAACAAAAAATATTCTTTTCTGATAATGGCTCTACGGCTGTTGAAGTTGCGATTAAGGTCGCTTTACAGTATTTTTTCAATAAAGGAGAAAAGAGAACTACGATAATTGCTTTCGAAAATGCTTTTCATGGCGATACTTTTGGTGCTATGGCAGCAAGCGGAATCTCGTTTTTTATAGAAGCTTTTCAAGGAATGTTTATTGATGTGGTTCGGATTCCAGTTCCCGTTAAAGGACAGGAGCAGGAAAGTTATGATGCTTTACAATCTGTTATAAAAAACAACAATTGTGCGGGTTTTATTTTTGAGCCATTGGTTCAAGGAGCCGCAGGAATGGTGATGTACGAACCGGAATCATTAGATAAATTAATGCGAATTTGTCAGGAGAATAATGTCTTAACTATTGCGGATGAAGTGATGACAGGCTTTGGCAAAACCGGAAAAACTTTTGCAACGGATTATTTGGTGGAAAAACCAGACATGATGTGTCTGTCCAAAGCATTGACCGGAGGAACTATTCCTATGGCGATTACGACTTTTACTCAGGATTTATTCGATGCTTTTTATGATGACGACATTAACAAAGCATTGTTTCATGGACACACCTTTACAGCTAATCCAACAGGTTGTGCGGCGGCTTTGGCTAGTTTGGAGTTGTTGGAAACGGATGAAATGAAAGCTAATATTAGTAGAGTGAATAAACGTCATTTGGAATTTCAAGAACATATAAAAATTCATCCAAAAGTAGTTACAACTCGTGTATTGGGAGTCATTTTTGCTTTAGAAATAAAAACCGAAAGTTCAGCCAGTTACTATGGAACACTGCGTAATAAACTCTATGATTTCTTTATCGAAAATGGTGTGATTCTGCGTCCAGTGGGTAATATTGTTTACATTTTGCCTCCTTATATTATTACCGATGAGCAGTTGCAAAAAGTGTATCAAGTAGTCGAAAATGCTTTAGAAATAGTTTAA